From the Cucumis sativus cultivar 9930 chromosome 5, Cucumber_9930_V3, whole genome shotgun sequence genome, the window GAACGAAGAAGAGGTTTACAAGATCTTGATCTTCGACAGATTTTGCCAGAACATACTATCCCCTTTGATTCACGTCAAGGATCTTCGCAAACATGGGATCACTCTTTACTTTCTCATCGACAAGGATCGAAAACCTGTTCACGATGTGCCCGCCGTCTATTTCGTCCAACCGACTAAGATCAACATAGATAGAATTGTTGCTGATGCTTCTCGTCTTCTCTACGATAGCTTTTACTTaaacttctcttcttctattcCTCGTCCTCTTCTTGAGGATCTCGCATCTGGGACGCTGAATTCGGATTCGGTACAACGAATCTCGAAGGTTCATGACCAGTATCTGGAGTTTGTTACATTGGAAGATAACTTGTTTTCATTAGCACAGAAGAGTATATATCTCCAATTGAACGATCCCTCTGCTGGAGATCGTGAAATCGAGGAGATTATAGAGAGAATCGTGAGTGGGTTGTTTAGTGTTTTGGCTACGCTTGCTGTAGTGCCTGTCATTCGATGCCAACGAGGAGGACCCGCGGAAATGGTTGCCTCGGCATTGGATCAGAGGTTGAGAGATCATTTGTTGTCGAAGAACAATTTGTTTACAGAGGGTGGAGGATTTGCTAGCTCCTTCCAGCGTCCCATTTTGTGTCTGTTTGATCGAAATTTTGAGTTATCTGTAGGAATACAGCATGATTTTAGGTACAGACCTTTAGTTCATGATGTTCTAGGATTGAAGTTGAATAGATTGAATGTGCAGGGTGAAAAGGGTGGGATGAAATCATATGAATTAGATAGTTCAGACCCATTTTGGGTGGGAAACGGATCTTTGGAGTTTCCAGAAGTTGCAGTGGAGATTGAGACTCAGTTGAATAAGTATAAAAAGGATGTTGATGAGGTGAATAGAAGAACTGGTGGTACTGATGGAGCGGAGTTCGATGGAACAGATTTGATTGGGAACACAAAGCATTTGATGAATGCAGTGAACTCATTGCCAGAATTGACTGAAAGGAAGCAAGTTATTGATAAGCATACAAACATTGCTACAGTATTATTGGGTGAGATCAAGGAGAGGTCACTTGATTCATATGCTAAAAAGGAGAATGACATGATGGCCAGAGGAGGGATCGATAGAAACGAACTCCTGAGTGTACTCAAAGGGAAGGGTACTAAAACGGATAAGCTCCGATTTGCTGTTATATATCTCATCTCTTCTGAAACTTTAAATCCATCTGAAGTTGAAGCTGTGGAAGCTGCTCTGAGGGAATCAGAGGTTGATACCAGTGCATTTCAATATGTCAAGAAGATCAAGTCATTAAATGCCTCATTCTCATCAGCAAATTCAGCTAGCAGAAGCAACCTTGTGGATTGGGCTGAAAAGCTATATGGACAGTCAATAAGTGCAGTGACTGCTGGtgttaaaaatcttttatctaGTGATAGGCAGCTTGCACTGACTAGGACGGTTGAGGGGCTGATGGATGGAAGACCGAACCCTGAAATTGATACTTTTCTCACATTTGACCCACGTGCTCCAAAGTCGAGTTCTGGAACAAGTAGTAGCCATTTGAAAGGACCATTTAAGGAAGCCATTGTGTTCATGATTGGAGGGGGTAACTATGTCGAGTACGGGAGCTTGCAAGAACTGTCAATGAATCAGCAACCAATCAAGCATATAATATACGGTAGCACCGAAATTCTCACCGGAGTTGAGTTTGTGGAGCAGCTTTCTCTTTTGGGGCAGAAGATGGGATTTGGCAATGTAGCtgctcctcctcctcctccagGTCGTTAACTGAATTCCTTTCTGTAAAATTTTTCTATCCACTGCAGTGCCTAGGATTGGCTAATTCATTAAAGAAATTGGTGCAAATCTGCACAAGAACATCTTGGGTTATAAAATCTACCCACATCAGTTGTTTACAAGGCCACTTTCATGTTCTTAAAATCAGACTCTTTATTGGCCTCAACCTTCGATAATCTGGGAAGAATGCCTTCTTTGTAGATGTTAGTTTGTccattttaataactttttgtATTCTTTAGAAGTTTTATGTATTTGGAAATTCACTTGCCAAACATTCTTTTGTCAAAGCTTGAGTCCTAAATTTCTTTGTTAAATGATATCTACAAAGATTATTATATGTGTAATTGTAggtattttcatttctctttgtGGCTATTCACTTCCTAAAATCAGTTTTGCTTTGCTTAATTTGGTTGTGgttctcattttaatttttgagtggcttcatttcttttatctaaataaatttcttgttacgatttttttttaatgtcataCCCATTCCTTttttcactacaagaaatttaacCTTTGATGTTGGTCCAAAAAA encodes:
- the LOC101220905 gene encoding SEC1 family transport protein SLY1 encodes the protein MALNLRQKQTECIIRMLNLNQPVNSTSAGNEEEVYKILIFDRFCQNILSPLIHVKDLRKHGITLYFLIDKDRKPVHDVPAVYFVQPTKINIDRIVADASRLLYDSFYLNFSSSIPRPLLEDLASGTLNSDSVQRISKVHDQYLEFVTLEDNLFSLAQKSIYLQLNDPSAGDREIEEIIERIVSGLFSVLATLAVVPVIRCQRGGPAEMVASALDQRLRDHLLSKNNLFTEGGGFASSFQRPILCLFDRNFELSVGIQHDFRYRPLVHDVLGLKLNRLNVQGEKGGMKSYELDSSDPFWVGNGSLEFPEVAVEIETQLNKYKKDVDEVNRRTGGTDGAEFDGTDLIGNTKHLMNAVNSLPELTERKQVIDKHTNIATVLLGEIKERSLDSYAKKENDMMARGGIDRNELLSVLKGKGTKTDKLRFAVIYLISSETLNPSEVEAVEAALRESEVDTSAFQYVKKIKSLNASFSSANSASRSNLVDWAEKLYGQSISAVTAGVKNLLSSDRQLALTRTVEGLMDGRPNPEIDTFLTFDPRAPKSSSGTSSSHLKGPFKEAIVFMIGGGNYVEYGSLQELSMNQQPIKHIIYGSTEILTGVEFVEQLSLLGQKMGFGNVAAPPPPPGR